One Brassica oleracea var. oleracea cultivar TO1000 chromosome C7, BOL, whole genome shotgun sequence genomic window carries:
- the LOC106306203 gene encoding uncharacterized protein LOC106306203 isoform X2, which yields MQPLTSQQESVLISPSDEAKVADSEENSLKDEVESIENSDIGPQGDEASGEDKLLGTEDSSFDGIVSDGTDATENFTSETTPEAELKLHVQSDPDMPESEKIISESESIDSQKSGITGAENPEEPDSLPDTEPTNVSDLDNQADSQKESIDLDSATETVAVGVLVASQSDSTSDPHTVPLNATGSAFSTVTEDLPEVNGTPEDLAAESMSSISDVDTAKEVESSETPVSESTYLSKNELSVDSEVELTDNGLLETSSGGSAFSSAGIPAPSVSFQVNPGKILVPAAADQVQCQAFAALQVLKVIETDTKPSDLCTRREYARWLVSASSALSRNTTSKVYPAMHIENVTELAFDDITPEDPDFSSIQGLAEAGLITSKLSNRDLLNDVEGTFLFSPESLLSRQDLISWKMALEKRQLPEADKKMLYDLSGFIDIEKINPDAWPAIIADLSTGEQGIAALAFGCTRLFQPHKPVTKAQAAIALSNGEASDIVIEELARIEAESMAEKAVSAHNALVAEVEKDVNASFEKELSMEREKIEAVEKMAEQVKLELEQLREKREEENLVLVKERAAVESEMEVLSRLRREAEEKLEDLMSNKAEISFEKEKVSSLRKEAEEESQRISKLQYELEVERKALSMARSWAEEEGKRAREQARALEEARKRWETNGLRVIVDKDLQENVETEQSVLLNTVERSSIEGTEERAQTLMNKLTEMAESVGKKSREVISMVMEKIRLWITVLKEYAENLGKRAGEMREAAVVKAKGAAKEVEKGTVQVGDKVKRMAEECRDGVGKITQRFKT from the exons ATGCAGCCGTTGACTTCTCAGCAGGAAAGCGTGCTTATTTCACCTAGTGATGAAGCCAAGGTAGCTGACAGTGAGGAAAACAGTCTTAAGGACGAGGTTGAGAGTATAGAAAACAGTGATATAGGCCCGCAAGGTGATGAAGCGTCTGGTGAAGATAAACTACTGGGTACTGAGGATTCGTCATTTGATGGTATCGTATCTGATGGAACAGATGCCACTGAAAATTTCACTTCCGAGACTACGCCTGAAGCAGAGCTGAAGCTCCATGTTCAGTCGGATCCTGACATGCCAGAGAGTGAGAAAATAATTTCTGAATCTGAGTCTATAGATTCACAAAAGAGTGGTATTACTGGAGCGGAAAATCCAGAAGAACCTGATAGCCTTCCAGACACTGAACCAACCAATGTGTCTGATTTAGATAATCAAGCCGACAGTCAGAAAGAATCTATAGACTTGGATTCAGCCACTGAGACTGTAGCTGTTGGCGTTTTGGTTGCCTCACAGTCAGATTCGACTTCGGATCCTCACACTGTGCCACTAAATGCCACGGGGTCAGCATTCTCGACTGTGACTGAGGATCTTCCTGAGGTAAACGGAACACCTGAGGACTTGGCTGCGGAAAGTATGTCATCAATCTCGGACGTAGATACAGCGAAAGAAGTTGAATCTTCAGAAACTCCTGTGTCAGAATCAACATATTTGTCAAAAAATGAACTTAGCGTGGATAGTGAAGTCGAGCTTACCGACAATGGACTTCTGGAAACATCGAGTGGTGGAAGTGCATTTTCTTCTGCAGGAATTCCTGCACCTTCAGTATCTTTTCAAGTGAATCCTGGAAAGATTCTTGTCCCTGCAGCTGCAGATCAGGTCCAGTGTCAAGCATTTGCTGCTCTGCAAGTTCTGAAG GTCATTGAAACTGACACCAAACCTAGCGATCTATGTACTCGCAGAGAATATGCCAGGTGGCTGGTTTCTGCCAGCAGCGCATTATCTAG GAACACGACCTCAAAAGTGTATCCTGCTATGCATATAGAGAATGTTACGGAGCTTGCTTTCGATGACATTACTCCTGAAGACCCTGATTTTTCATCCATTCAAG GGTTGGCTGAAGCAGGACTTATCACAAGCAAGCTTTCTAACCGCGATTTGCTTAACGATGTTGAAGGCACATTCTTGTTTTCCCCTGAAAG CCTTCTTTCACGCCAGGATCTTATAAGCTGGAAAATGGCCTTGGAGAAACGACAGCTTCCAGAAGCTGATAAAAAG ATGCTGTATGACCTCTCGGGTTTCATTGATATCGAAAAGATAAACCCAGATGCATGGCCTGCCATCATCGCCGATTTATCTACCGGAGAACAAGGAATCGCTGCCCTTGCATTTG GTTGTACAAGGTTGTTTCAGCCTCATAAACCCGTCACTAAAGCTCAAGCTGCCATTGCTCTCTCAAATGGTGAGGCTTCTGACATAGTCATTGAAGAACTGGCACGCATCGAAGCAGAATCAATGGCTGAAAAGGCCGTGTCTGCACATAACGCCCTGGTTGCCGAGGTCGAAAAGGATGTCAATGCCAGCTTCGAGAAAGAGCTTTCCATGGAACGAGAAAAGATTGAAGCAGTTGAGAAAATGGCAGAACAGGTGAAACTGGAGTTGGAGCAGCTGAGGGAGAAGAGAGAGGAAGAGAATCTGGTGTTGGTGAAAGAACGAGCTGCAGTTGAGTCAGAAATGGAGGTGCTCTCAAGGTTAAGACGTGAAGCTGAAGAGAAGCTGGAAGACTTGATGAGCAACAAGGCAGAGATATCTTTCGAGAAGGAAAAGGTTTCCAGTCTTCGAAAAGAAGCTGAAGAAGAGAGCCAGCGGATTTCAAAGTTGCAGTATGAATTGGAAGTAGAGCGTAAAGCACTCTCCATGGCCAG ATCATGGGCCGAGGAGGAAGGAAAGAGAGCTAGAGAGCAAGCTAGAGCTTTAGAAGAGGCTAGAAAGCGATGGGAGACAAACGGACTAAGAGTTATTGTTGACAAAGACCTTCAAGAGAATGTAGAGACTGAACAAAGCGTACTGCTAAACACCGTAGAGCGATCTTCCATTGAAGGAACCGAGGAGAGAGCCCAAACCCTTATGAATAAGCTGACGGAGATGGCAGAATCCGTGGGTAAAAAGTCCCGGGAGGTGATATCCATGGTGATGGAGAAGATACGTTTATGGATTACAGTCTTGAAGGAATACGCTGAAAATCTGGGGAAGCGAGCGGGAGAAATGAGAGAGGCAGCCGTTGTTAAAGCAAAAGGAGCAGCAAAGGAGGTTGAGAAAGGGACGGTTCAGGTAGGCGATAAGGTGAAGAGAATGGCTGAGGAGTGTAGAGACGGAGTTGGGAAGATCACTCAGAGGTTCAAGACCTAA
- the LOC106306203 gene encoding uncharacterized protein LOC106306203 isoform X1: MASATATWTPTSLQLRLALSSGVRRKPNAVCLRPSRIGRKSVCGVVCCVSQKPEVEAWTGSDSSNPPADGLAGWADSGNGNGNGNGNGNKSSRAKKKSLIEGVVGAGVAGIVLFAGLSFAVASFNKRNHSRLKPEMQPLTSQQESVLISPSDEAKVADSEENSLKDEVESIENSDIGPQGDEASGEDKLLGTEDSSFDGIVSDGTDATENFTSETTPEAELKLHVQSDPDMPESEKIISESESIDSQKSGITGAENPEEPDSLPDTEPTNVSDLDNQADSQKESIDLDSATETVAVGVLVASQSDSTSDPHTVPLNATGSAFSTVTEDLPEVNGTPEDLAAESMSSISDVDTAKEVESSETPVSESTYLSKNELSVDSEVELTDNGLLETSSGGSAFSSAGIPAPSVSFQVNPGKILVPAAADQVQCQAFAALQVLKVIETDTKPSDLCTRREYARWLVSASSALSRNTTSKVYPAMHIENVTELAFDDITPEDPDFSSIQGLAEAGLITSKLSNRDLLNDVEGTFLFSPESLLSRQDLISWKMALEKRQLPEADKKMLYDLSGFIDIEKINPDAWPAIIADLSTGEQGIAALAFGCTRLFQPHKPVTKAQAAIALSNGEASDIVIEELARIEAESMAEKAVSAHNALVAEVEKDVNASFEKELSMEREKIEAVEKMAEQVKLELEQLREKREEENLVLVKERAAVESEMEVLSRLRREAEEKLEDLMSNKAEISFEKEKVSSLRKEAEEESQRISKLQYELEVERKALSMARSWAEEEGKRAREQARALEEARKRWETNGLRVIVDKDLQENVETEQSVLLNTVERSSIEGTEERAQTLMNKLTEMAESVGKKSREVISMVMEKIRLWITVLKEYAENLGKRAGEMREAAVVKAKGAAKEVEKGTVQVGDKVKRMAEECRDGVGKITQRFKT, encoded by the exons ATGGCTTCTGCGACCGCCACGTGGACTCCTACCTCCCTCCAGCTCCGTCTCGCTTTGAGCTCCGGCGTTCGCCGTAAACCCAACGCCGTCTGCCTACGCCCCTCGCGGATTGGTAGAAAATCTGTTTGTGGAGTTGTCTGTTGCGTTTCGCAGAAGCCGGAAGTGGAGGCGTGGACTGGATCGGATTCGTCGAATCCGCCAGCCGACGGTTTGGCTGGGTGGGCCGATTCCGGTAACGGTAACGGTAACGGTAACGGTAACGGCAACAAGTCTTCTAGAGCTAAGAAGAAGAGTTTGATTGAAG GTGTGGTTGGGGCTGGAGTTGCTGGTATCGTTTTGTTTGCTGGGCTAAGCTTCGCGGTAGCGTCTTTTAACAAGCGTAATCATTCCA GACTCAAACCGGAAATGCAGCCGTTGACTTCTCAGCAGGAAAGCGTGCTTATTTCACCTAGTGATGAAGCCAAGGTAGCTGACAGTGAGGAAAACAGTCTTAAGGACGAGGTTGAGAGTATAGAAAACAGTGATATAGGCCCGCAAGGTGATGAAGCGTCTGGTGAAGATAAACTACTGGGTACTGAGGATTCGTCATTTGATGGTATCGTATCTGATGGAACAGATGCCACTGAAAATTTCACTTCCGAGACTACGCCTGAAGCAGAGCTGAAGCTCCATGTTCAGTCGGATCCTGACATGCCAGAGAGTGAGAAAATAATTTCTGAATCTGAGTCTATAGATTCACAAAAGAGTGGTATTACTGGAGCGGAAAATCCAGAAGAACCTGATAGCCTTCCAGACACTGAACCAACCAATGTGTCTGATTTAGATAATCAAGCCGACAGTCAGAAAGAATCTATAGACTTGGATTCAGCCACTGAGACTGTAGCTGTTGGCGTTTTGGTTGCCTCACAGTCAGATTCGACTTCGGATCCTCACACTGTGCCACTAAATGCCACGGGGTCAGCATTCTCGACTGTGACTGAGGATCTTCCTGAGGTAAACGGAACACCTGAGGACTTGGCTGCGGAAAGTATGTCATCAATCTCGGACGTAGATACAGCGAAAGAAGTTGAATCTTCAGAAACTCCTGTGTCAGAATCAACATATTTGTCAAAAAATGAACTTAGCGTGGATAGTGAAGTCGAGCTTACCGACAATGGACTTCTGGAAACATCGAGTGGTGGAAGTGCATTTTCTTCTGCAGGAATTCCTGCACCTTCAGTATCTTTTCAAGTGAATCCTGGAAAGATTCTTGTCCCTGCAGCTGCAGATCAGGTCCAGTGTCAAGCATTTGCTGCTCTGCAAGTTCTGAAG GTCATTGAAACTGACACCAAACCTAGCGATCTATGTACTCGCAGAGAATATGCCAGGTGGCTGGTTTCTGCCAGCAGCGCATTATCTAG GAACACGACCTCAAAAGTGTATCCTGCTATGCATATAGAGAATGTTACGGAGCTTGCTTTCGATGACATTACTCCTGAAGACCCTGATTTTTCATCCATTCAAG GGTTGGCTGAAGCAGGACTTATCACAAGCAAGCTTTCTAACCGCGATTTGCTTAACGATGTTGAAGGCACATTCTTGTTTTCCCCTGAAAG CCTTCTTTCACGCCAGGATCTTATAAGCTGGAAAATGGCCTTGGAGAAACGACAGCTTCCAGAAGCTGATAAAAAG ATGCTGTATGACCTCTCGGGTTTCATTGATATCGAAAAGATAAACCCAGATGCATGGCCTGCCATCATCGCCGATTTATCTACCGGAGAACAAGGAATCGCTGCCCTTGCATTTG GTTGTACAAGGTTGTTTCAGCCTCATAAACCCGTCACTAAAGCTCAAGCTGCCATTGCTCTCTCAAATGGTGAGGCTTCTGACATAGTCATTGAAGAACTGGCACGCATCGAAGCAGAATCAATGGCTGAAAAGGCCGTGTCTGCACATAACGCCCTGGTTGCCGAGGTCGAAAAGGATGTCAATGCCAGCTTCGAGAAAGAGCTTTCCATGGAACGAGAAAAGATTGAAGCAGTTGAGAAAATGGCAGAACAGGTGAAACTGGAGTTGGAGCAGCTGAGGGAGAAGAGAGAGGAAGAGAATCTGGTGTTGGTGAAAGAACGAGCTGCAGTTGAGTCAGAAATGGAGGTGCTCTCAAGGTTAAGACGTGAAGCTGAAGAGAAGCTGGAAGACTTGATGAGCAACAAGGCAGAGATATCTTTCGAGAAGGAAAAGGTTTCCAGTCTTCGAAAAGAAGCTGAAGAAGAGAGCCAGCGGATTTCAAAGTTGCAGTATGAATTGGAAGTAGAGCGTAAAGCACTCTCCATGGCCAG ATCATGGGCCGAGGAGGAAGGAAAGAGAGCTAGAGAGCAAGCTAGAGCTTTAGAAGAGGCTAGAAAGCGATGGGAGACAAACGGACTAAGAGTTATTGTTGACAAAGACCTTCAAGAGAATGTAGAGACTGAACAAAGCGTACTGCTAAACACCGTAGAGCGATCTTCCATTGAAGGAACCGAGGAGAGAGCCCAAACCCTTATGAATAAGCTGACGGAGATGGCAGAATCCGTGGGTAAAAAGTCCCGGGAGGTGATATCCATGGTGATGGAGAAGATACGTTTATGGATTACAGTCTTGAAGGAATACGCTGAAAATCTGGGGAAGCGAGCGGGAGAAATGAGAGAGGCAGCCGTTGTTAAAGCAAAAGGAGCAGCAAAGGAGGTTGAGAAAGGGACGGTTCAGGTAGGCGATAAGGTGAAGAGAATGGCTGAGGAGTGTAGAGACGGAGTTGGGAAGATCACTCAGAGGTTCAAGACCTAA
- the LOC106306958 gene encoding cleavage and polyadenylation specificity factor subunit 2, which translates to MGTSVQVSPLCGVYNENPLAYLVSIDGFNFLLDCGWNDLFDTSLLEPLSRVASTVDAVLLSHPDTLHLGALPYAMKQLGLSAPVYATEPVHRLGLLTMYDQYLSRKQVSDFDLFTLDDIDSAFQNVIRLTYSQNYHLSGKGEGIVIAPHVAGHMLGGSIWKITKDGEEVVYAVDYNHRKERHLNGTVLQSFVRPAVLITDAYNALYTNQTQSHHRDTEFLDTISKHLEVGGNVLLPVDTAGRVLELLLILEQHWSQRAFSFPIYFLTYVSSSTIDYVKSFLEWMSDSISKSFETSRDNAFLLRHVTLLINKTDLDNAPPGPKVVLASMASLEAGFARDIFVEWANDPRNLVLFTETGQFGTLARMLQSAPPPKFVKVTMSKRVPLSGEELIAYEEEQNRLKREEALRASLVKEEETKVSHGPDDNSSEPMVIDTKTTHDVVGSHGPAYKDILIDGFVPPSSSVAPMFPFYDNTADWDEYGEVINPDDYVIKDEDMDRGAMHAGGDVDGRLDEATASLMLDTRPSKVISNELIVTVSCSLVKMDYEGRSDGRSIKSTIAHVSPLKLVLVHATAEATEHLKQHCLNSICPHVYGPKIEETIDVTSDLCAYKVQLSEKLMSNVIFKKLGDSEVAWVDSEVGKTESEKRCLQPMASAAAPHKPVLVGDLKMQDFKQFLASKGVQVEFAGGGALRCGEYVTLRKVGPTGQKGGASGPQQILIEGPLCEDYYKIRDYLYSQFYLL; encoded by the exons ATGGGTACTTCGGTGCAGGTTTCTCCACTGTGCGGAGTGTACAACGAGAACCCACTTGCGTACTTGGTCTCCATCGATGGCTTCAACTTCCTCCTCGACTGTGGTTGGAACGACCTCTTCGACACTTCCCTCCTCGAACCTCTCTCCAG GGTTGCTTCTACAGTAGATGCGGTTTTGCTTTCTCATCCAGATACGCTTCACCTCGGTGCTCTTCCTTATGCCATGAAGCAGCTTGGACTCTCTGCTCCCGTTTACGCCACCGAGCCTGTTCACAGATTAGGTCTCCTCACAATGTACGATCAGTATCTATCCAGAAAG CAAGTCTCCGACTTTGATCTGTTTACGCTGGATGACATTGATTCCGCTTTCCAGAATGTCATCAGATTGACTTACTCTCAGAACTACCATCTTTCTG GGAAGGGAGAGGGTATTGTAATCGCTCCTCATGTTGCTGGACATATGCTGGGAGGTAGTATTTGGAAGATTACAAAGGATGGGGAGGAGGTTGTGTATGCTGTTGACTACAATCATCGGAAAGAAAG GCATTTAAACGGAACTGTTTTACAGTCTTTTGTTCGGCCTGCTGTTCTGATTACCGATGCGTACAATGCTCTTTATACCAATCAAACCCAAAGCCATCACAGGGACACAGAATTTCTAG ATACCATTTCGAAACATTTGGAAGTTGGGGGAAATGTTTTATTGCCAGTAGACACTGCGGGTCGAGTTCTGGAACTTCTCTTGATACTTGAACAG CATTGGTCACAGAGAGCTTTTAGCTTTCCCATTTACTTTCTCACATATGTGTCATCTAGCACAATTGACTATGTTAAGAGCTTCCTCGAGTGGATGAGTGACTCCATTTCAAAGTCCTTTGAGACATCACGTGATAATGCCTTTCTATTGAG GCATGTCACTCTCTTGATAAACAAGACTGATCTGGATAATGCTCCACCTGGTCCAAAG GTTGTTCTTGCGTCCATGGCTAGTCTTGAAGCTGGTTTTGCTCGAGATATATTCGTGGAGTGGGCCAATGATCCCAGAAATTTAGTCCTCTTTACCGAAACAGGCCAG TTTGGCACTTTAGCTCGTATGCTTCAGTCAGCCCCACCTCCCAAATTTGTTAAAGTCACCATGTCTAAGAGGGTTCCTTTGTCCGGGGAAGAGTTGATTGCATATGAAGAGGAGCAAAACAGATTGAAGAGAGAGGAAGCCCTGCGAGCTAGCCTCGTCAAAGAGGAGGAAACGAAAGTTTCCCACGGACCTGATGATAATTCAAGTGAACCTATGGTCATAGATACCAAGACTACTCACGATG TTGTTGGGTCTCACGGGCCTGCATATAAAGATATATTGATAGATGGATTTGTTCCCCCATCCAGCAGCGTTGCTCCAATGTTCCCATTCTATGATAACACAGCTGACTGGGACGAGTATGGGGAGGTCATTAATCCAGATGACTACGTGATCAAGGATGAGGACATGGACCGAGGAGCAATGCAT GCAGGAGGTGATGTGGATGGAAGGCTTGATGAGGCAACTGCTAGTCTCATGCTAGATACTAGACCTTCGAAAGTCATATCCAATGAGCTCATT GTGACTGTTAGTTGTTCACTGGTCAAAATGGACTACGAAGGTCGTTCAGATGGCCGCTCAATCAAGTCAACGATTGCACATGTTTCTCCTCTGAAACTT GTTCTGGTGCACGCAACAGCAGAGGCTACGGAGCATTTGAAGCAACACTGCTTGAACAGCATCTGTCCGCACGTGTACGGTCCGAAAATAGAGGAGACCATTGATGTGACTTCTGATCTATGTGCCTATAAG GTCCAACTCTCTGAAAAGCTGATGAGCAATGTGATCTTCAAGAAG CTGGGAGATTCAGAAGTAGCATGGGTGGATTCAGAGGTAGGGAAGACAGAGAGCGAGAAGCGGTGTCTGCAACCAATGGCAAGTGCAGCAGCTCCTCACAAACCTGTGCTAGTGGGAGATCTGAAAATGCAAGACTTTAAGCAGTTTCTGGCAAGCAAAGGAGTTCAGGTAGAGTTTGCAGGTGGAGGAGCTTTACGATGCGGTGAATATGTCACTCTAAGGAAGGTCGGTCCAACTGGTCAGAAG GGAGGAGCATCAGGGCCACAGCAAATTCTGATAGAAGGACCGTTGTGTGAGGATTATTATAAGATCAGGGATTATCTCTATTCTCAGTTTTACCTCCTCTGA
- the LOC106301273 gene encoding pectin acetylesterase 9 isoform X2, whose translation MKTTRLLDLTAAMVLLFYVALSPPLACGDPGQRVSMTLVRGAAALGAFCLDGSLPAYHLDRGFGAGSDNWLLQFEGGGWCNDIASCKDRSKTHRGSTRFMTKTAVFTGILSNNASLNPDFYNWNKVRLRYCDGASFAGDRQVGNGTSMLYFRGQRIWNAIILDLLPKGLAKAEKALLTGCSAGGLSTFLHCDNFTSYLPKTADVKCMSDAGFFLDAIDVASNRTMRSLYTQLVSLQGVQKNLDPDCTHAFYPEPSLCFFPQYALRFIKTPMFILNSAYDVFQFHHGLVPPSADPTGRWNRCKLNVTACNPHQLDALQGFRTDMLGALMNFFRNSTRGGMFINSCFDHCQSALQETWLSPTSPRIHNKTISKIVGDWYFGRGDVVKEIDCPYPCDKTCHNLIPASTTDSLAPNAPDHKSLGTGSQVLLNDLIS comes from the exons ATGAAGACTACGCGGCTTCTGGATCTAACGGCGGCGATGGTTCTTCTCTTCTACGTGGCCTTATCTCCACCGCTTGCTTGCGGCGACCCAGGGCAGCGTGTTAGCATGACACTAGTTCGAGGGGCCGCTGCTCTTGGTGCTT TTTGCTTGGACGGTAGCTTACCAGCGTATCACTTGGACAGAGGCTTCGGTGCTGGCTCAGACAACTGGCTTTTGCAGTTTGAG GGAGGAGGATGGTGCAATGATATAGCATCATGCAAGGATAGATCAAAGACCCATCGAGGCTCGACACGTTTTATGACCAAAACCGCCGTCTTCACTGGAATCTTGAGCAATAACGCCTCTTTAAATCCAG ATTTTTATAACTGGAACAAAGTCAGGCTGAGGTATTGCGATGGAGCTTCGTTTGCGGGAGATAGACAAGTTGGCAACGGG ACATCAATGCTTTATTTCAGAGGACAACGTATATGGAATGCCATCATTCTTGACCTTCTACCCAAAGGTTTAGCCAAAGCTGAAAAG GCTCTTCTTACTGGCTGTTCAGCTGGTGGCTTGTCTACATTTTTGCATTGTGACAACTTCACGAGCTATCTGCCAAAAACCGCGGACGTTAAGTGCATGAGCGACGCTGGATTCTTTTTAGACGC AATCGATGTAGCATCAAACCGGACAATGAGATCGCTCTACACTCAGCTTGTCTCTCTACAG GGTGTACAAAAAAACCTCGATCCAGATTGCACACATGCGTTCTATCCCGAACCATCTTTG TGCTTTTTCCCGCAATATGCATTGCGTTTTATTAAAACGCCAATGTTCATCTTAAATTCAGCCTACGATGTATTCCAG TTCCATCATGGACTGGTACCACCTTCTGCTGACCCGACTGGGCGTTGGAACCGCTGCAAGCTTAATGTGACAGCATGTAATCCACACCAGCTCGATGCACTTCAAG GCTTTAGGACAGACATGTTGGGAGCATTAATGAATTTCTTCAGAAATTCTACTAGAGGAGGAATGTTTATAAACTCCTGCTTTGATCATTGTCAGAGTGCTTTACAGGAAACTTGGCTCTCTCCTACTTCACCCAGGATCCACAACAAG ACAATTTCTAAGATTGTCGGAGATTGGTATTTCGGGAGAGGTGATGTCGTGAAAGAAATAGATTGCCCATATCCGTGTGATAAAACGTGCCATAATCTCATTCCAGCTTCTACTACAGATTCTTTG GCTCCCAATGCTCCAGATCATAAATCTCTCG GTACAGGAAGCCAAGTTCTTCTAAATGATCTTATATCGTGA
- the LOC106301273 gene encoding pectin acetylesterase 9 isoform X1, giving the protein MKTTRLLDLTAAMVLLFYVALSPPLACGDPGQRVSMTLVRGAAALGAFCLDGSLPAYHLDRGFGAGSDNWLLQFEGGGWCNDIASCKDRSKTHRGSTRFMTKTAVFTGILSNNASLNPDFYNWNKVRLRYCDGASFAGDRQVGNGTSMLYFRGQRIWNAIILDLLPKGLAKAEKALLTGCSAGGLSTFLHCDNFTSYLPKTADVKCMSDAGFFLDAIDVASNRTMRSLYTQLVSLQGVQKNLDPDCTHAFYPEPSLCFFPQYALRFIKTPMFILNSAYDVFQFHHGLVPPSADPTGRWNRCKLNVTACNPHQLDALQGFRTDMLGALMNFFRNSTRGGMFINSCFDHCQSALQETWLSPTSPRIHNKTISKIVGDWYFGRGDVVKEIDCPYPCDKTCHNLIPASTTDSLAPNAPDHKSLGTQLSPFFPGFFYFIFYV; this is encoded by the exons ATGAAGACTACGCGGCTTCTGGATCTAACGGCGGCGATGGTTCTTCTCTTCTACGTGGCCTTATCTCCACCGCTTGCTTGCGGCGACCCAGGGCAGCGTGTTAGCATGACACTAGTTCGAGGGGCCGCTGCTCTTGGTGCTT TTTGCTTGGACGGTAGCTTACCAGCGTATCACTTGGACAGAGGCTTCGGTGCTGGCTCAGACAACTGGCTTTTGCAGTTTGAG GGAGGAGGATGGTGCAATGATATAGCATCATGCAAGGATAGATCAAAGACCCATCGAGGCTCGACACGTTTTATGACCAAAACCGCCGTCTTCACTGGAATCTTGAGCAATAACGCCTCTTTAAATCCAG ATTTTTATAACTGGAACAAAGTCAGGCTGAGGTATTGCGATGGAGCTTCGTTTGCGGGAGATAGACAAGTTGGCAACGGG ACATCAATGCTTTATTTCAGAGGACAACGTATATGGAATGCCATCATTCTTGACCTTCTACCCAAAGGTTTAGCCAAAGCTGAAAAG GCTCTTCTTACTGGCTGTTCAGCTGGTGGCTTGTCTACATTTTTGCATTGTGACAACTTCACGAGCTATCTGCCAAAAACCGCGGACGTTAAGTGCATGAGCGACGCTGGATTCTTTTTAGACGC AATCGATGTAGCATCAAACCGGACAATGAGATCGCTCTACACTCAGCTTGTCTCTCTACAG GGTGTACAAAAAAACCTCGATCCAGATTGCACACATGCGTTCTATCCCGAACCATCTTTG TGCTTTTTCCCGCAATATGCATTGCGTTTTATTAAAACGCCAATGTTCATCTTAAATTCAGCCTACGATGTATTCCAG TTCCATCATGGACTGGTACCACCTTCTGCTGACCCGACTGGGCGTTGGAACCGCTGCAAGCTTAATGTGACAGCATGTAATCCACACCAGCTCGATGCACTTCAAG GCTTTAGGACAGACATGTTGGGAGCATTAATGAATTTCTTCAGAAATTCTACTAGAGGAGGAATGTTTATAAACTCCTGCTTTGATCATTGTCAGAGTGCTTTACAGGAAACTTGGCTCTCTCCTACTTCACCCAGGATCCACAACAAG ACAATTTCTAAGATTGTCGGAGATTGGTATTTCGGGAGAGGTGATGTCGTGAAAGAAATAGATTGCCCATATCCGTGTGATAAAACGTGCCATAATCTCATTCCAGCTTCTACTACAGATTCTTTG GCTCCCAATGCTCCAGATCATAAATCTCTCGGTACACAATTGTCTCCTTTTTTCCCTGGCTTTTTTTACTTTATCTTTTATGTTTAA